A portion of the Phycisphaerales bacterium AB-hyl4 genome contains these proteins:
- the tilS gene encoding tRNA lysidine(34) synthetase TilS, with product MPADPPNLIGHPLVQAVARALRRRCRVRPPARVLVAVSGGADSVALLRALALLSERRGFGLQLGVGHVQHHLRDPASEEDAVFVESLAGTLDLPYFRADLQLSSANFGANQPAIPTNLEARARRERYTALLTMAEAFETDLIATAHHSDDQLETLLMRLLRGAGVVGLRGIAWRRNVRFELRGSTHDLAESPASSPTRSCALIRPMLAATRENTLDFLKQLGQPWREDHTNADTSRWRARLRQDVLPVLREMRGNASTMAVSLADHARDVHRLIEAEVSRHHERVDRNSISATLDRGEARLMPRVVLVALLRRLLNELGVPRDRLGKRTLSPIVRAIRDRTGGTRHFDLTQAMHVTITRSEITLGPV from the coding sequence ATGCCTGCCGACCCCCCCAACCTCATCGGCCACCCACTCGTACAGGCAGTGGCCCGTGCACTGCGGCGGCGATGCCGCGTTCGACCGCCAGCCCGCGTGCTCGTCGCGGTCAGCGGCGGGGCGGATTCCGTCGCGCTCCTGCGCGCCCTCGCCCTGCTCAGCGAACGTCGCGGGTTTGGCCTCCAACTCGGCGTGGGCCACGTCCAGCATCACCTCCGCGACCCGGCCAGCGAGGAAGATGCCGTCTTCGTTGAGTCGCTTGCAGGCACACTCGACCTGCCCTACTTCCGCGCGGATCTGCAACTAAGCTCTGCCAACTTCGGCGCCAATCAACCTGCGATACCCACAAACCTCGAAGCCCGCGCCCGCCGCGAGCGGTACACCGCCCTGCTCACCATGGCCGAGGCGTTTGAAACCGACCTCATCGCCACCGCCCACCATAGCGACGATCAACTCGAAACGCTGCTTATGCGGCTGCTTCGCGGCGCAGGCGTCGTCGGCTTACGCGGCATCGCCTGGCGAAGAAATGTTCGTTTCGAGTTGCGAGGTTCAACTCATGATTTAGCTGAATCGCCAGCATCATCGCCAACTCGAAGCTGCGCCCTGATCCGTCCGATGCTGGCCGCCACACGCGAGAACACGCTCGACTTTCTCAAGCAGCTCGGCCAACCATGGCGGGAAGATCACACGAATGCGGACACCTCGCGATGGCGCGCCCGGCTACGGCAGGATGTGCTTCCCGTGCTGCGAGAAATGCGCGGCAATGCATCGACCATGGCGGTGTCGCTGGCTGACCATGCACGCGACGTGCATCGGCTGATCGAGGCCGAGGTGAGCCGACACCACGAGCGTGTCGATCGCAACAGCATCTCGGCAACGCTCGACCGCGGTGAAGCAAGGCTAATGCCGCGCGTCGTCCTTGTCGCACTGCTTCGCCGACTGCTCAACGAGCTCGGCGTACCACGCGACCGCCTGGGCAAACGCACGCTCAGCCCGATCGTCCGCGCCATCCGTGACCGCACGGGCGGTACGCGACACTTCGATCTCACCCAAGCCATGCACGTCACCATCACTCGCAGCGAAATCACCCTCGGGCCGGTGTGA